A genomic stretch from Defluviitalea raffinosedens includes:
- a CDS encoding FAD-dependent oxidoreductase, translating into MAKIVVIGGGWSGCAAAIIAVKAGAEVTLLERTDMLLGTGLVGGIMRNNGRFTAAEEMIAMGGGDLFKICDENARHKNIHFPGHEHATLYDIAATHGAVLNYIKGLGIKIVFQARVTQVSVENESIISVTDAQGRTFEGDAFIDTTGTAGPMNNCTKYGNGCAMCILRCPSFGGRVSVAGLAGLKEMVGKKPNGSIGAMSGSCKLYKESLSKEIQKELNTKGVCIVPIPDELIEDHLDVKACQQYALEEFKSNIILLDTGHAKLMSPYFTLERLRKIPGFENARYEDPYAGGKGNSMRYFDMAYRDNHLKVEGLNNLFCGGEKAGLLVGHTEAIVTGTLAGHNSVRCALGMDLLQLPEDLAVGDAISYVKKAMATEEGMGKKYTFSGSVYFERMKKLGMYTTDISEIESKVTSLSLKDVFNKKLAKA; encoded by the coding sequence ATGGCCAAGATTGTCGTAATCGGCGGAGGCTGGTCTGGCTGCGCCGCTGCCATCATCGCTGTTAAAGCTGGTGCAGAAGTTACTTTACTTGAAAGAACGGACATGCTTCTTGGAACAGGACTTGTCGGAGGAATCATGCGAAACAACGGAAGATTTACTGCTGCGGAAGAAATGATTGCCATGGGTGGCGGAGACCTATTTAAGATATGTGATGAAAATGCACGCCATAAAAATATTCATTTTCCAGGACATGAGCATGCCACTCTCTATGATATTGCAGCTACCCACGGAGCAGTCTTAAACTACATAAAGGGGTTAGGCATAAAGATTGTTTTTCAAGCCAGAGTTACCCAAGTCTCTGTAGAAAATGAATCCATAATATCTGTTACCGATGCCCAAGGGCGAACTTTCGAAGGCGACGCTTTTATCGATACAACGGGAACTGCAGGACCTATGAACAACTGTACAAAGTACGGAAATGGCTGTGCCATGTGCATCCTAAGATGTCCAAGTTTCGGAGGCAGAGTAAGTGTTGCAGGTCTTGCCGGTCTTAAAGAAATGGTCGGCAAAAAGCCTAATGGAAGTATAGGGGCTATGAGCGGTTCATGTAAATTGTATAAGGAATCCCTTTCTAAGGAAATTCAAAAAGAATTAAATACAAAAGGTGTTTGCATCGTACCTATCCCCGATGAATTGATCGAAGACCATCTGGATGTTAAGGCATGTCAGCAATATGCCCTGGAAGAATTTAAGTCTAATATCATTTTATTGGATACAGGCCATGCAAAATTAATGTCCCCTTACTTCACCCTGGAAAGATTAAGAAAAATACCTGGATTTGAAAATGCGAGATATGAAGATCCCTATGCCGGTGGGAAAGGCAATTCCATGCGATATTTCGATATGGCATACAGAGACAACCACCTTAAAGTAGAAGGGTTAAATAATCTGTTCTGCGGAGGAGAAAAAGCAGGGCTATTGGTAGGACACACAGAAGCGATTGTGACTGGAACTCTGGCAGGACATAACAGCGTACGATGTGCTTTAGGTATGGACTTGCTGCAATTACCAGAAGATCTGGCGGTGGGAGATGCTATTTCCTACGTTAAGAAAGCCATGGCAACTGAAGAAGGCATGGGTAAAAAATATACCTTCTCAGGCTCTGTATACTTTGAACGGATGAAAAAACTCGGTATGTATACAACCGATATCAGCGAAATAGAAAGCAAAGTAACTTCTTTGTCTCTAAAGGACGTATTTAACAAAAAGCTGGCGAAAGCATAA
- a CDS encoding BMP family lipoprotein, which translates to MKRKLISLMLAAAVSITALVGCGQSNTTKTEETSGGATQETTTKQDNSAGAELALITDVGTIDDKSFNQGSWEGVKAYAEQKGISYKYYQPSEKSDDAIMTSIGLAVKGGAKVIVCPGYLFEVPVYNAQLKYPDVTFILIDGAPHSGDYNYDIKSNVKAIYYAEEQAGFLAGYAAVQDGYRQLGFMGGIAVPAVVRFGYGFIQGADYAAQELGLAKGDVTIKYTYVGNFDASPENMSKAAAWYNEGTELIFACGGGVGNSVMKAAETAGTKVIGVDVDQSGESETVITSAMKNLSKSVYDAIDEYYRGTFEGGTAVTLDVKTNNVQLPMETSRFKQFTQEQYTAIYNKIADGSIQINKNDVAENVADLPTNLVKVEPIQ; encoded by the coding sequence ATGAAAAGAAAATTAATCAGTTTAATGTTGGCAGCAGCAGTAAGTATTACAGCATTGGTTGGCTGTGGCCAAAGCAATACAACAAAGACTGAAGAAACATCAGGTGGAGCAACTCAGGAAACTACAACAAAACAGGACAACTCCGCTGGAGCAGAACTGGCATTGATTACTGACGTAGGAACTATTGATGACAAATCCTTTAACCAGGGCTCATGGGAAGGGGTTAAAGCCTATGCAGAACAAAAAGGTATTTCCTATAAATACTATCAACCCTCTGAGAAATCAGACGATGCGATTATGACCTCTATTGGCCTTGCTGTAAAAGGTGGTGCAAAAGTGATCGTATGTCCAGGATATCTTTTTGAAGTGCCTGTATATAATGCGCAATTAAAATATCCTGATGTAACCTTTATTCTTATAGATGGTGCGCCTCACAGCGGAGATTATAATTACGATATCAAATCCAATGTAAAAGCAATCTATTATGCTGAAGAACAAGCAGGATTTTTAGCAGGTTATGCAGCAGTACAGGATGGATACAGACAGCTTGGATTTATGGGTGGTATTGCAGTACCTGCAGTTGTACGTTTCGGCTATGGATTCATCCAGGGTGCAGATTATGCAGCACAAGAATTGGGATTAGCTAAAGGCGATGTTACTATCAAATACACCTATGTAGGTAACTTTGATGCATCTCCGGAAAACATGTCTAAAGCAGCAGCATGGTACAATGAAGGAACAGAACTTATTTTTGCCTGTGGTGGTGGCGTTGGAAACTCTGTTATGAAAGCAGCTGAAACCGCAGGAACTAAAGTAATCGGTGTTGACGTTGACCAATCCGGTGAATCTGAAACTGTTATCACATCTGCGATGAAGAATTTAAGTAAATCTGTTTACGATGCAATTGATGAATATTATCGCGGTACTTTTGAAGGCGGTACTGCAGTGACTCTCGATGTAAAAACCAATAATGTTCAATTACCAATGGAAACTTCAAGATTTAAACAATTCACACAAGAACAATATACTGCTATTTATAATAAAATTGCAGACGGAAGTATTCAAATCAATAAAAACGACGTAGCAGAAAACGTAGCAGACTTACCAACCAATCTTGTAAAAGTTGAACCCATTCAATAA
- a CDS encoding glutamate--cysteine ligase, which produces MNWHFTELLNLFRDDNNARLLLDGTWGIERESPRVLLTGDLALTAHPKVLGDKLENPNITTDFSESQIELITNPYPDVEETYQALKALHLEVEKALENEYLWPMSMPPRLPEEEDIPIAKFNASTEGRKRTIYRKGLALRYGKKMQMICGLHYNFAFGEAIMDYLFHHYGQNRTKREFTDEIYFAVARNFLKYRWLLIYLFGASPVFHSSYKPIPDIDLEAATSLRVSPFGYGNTFQKGNLVTYNTLAQYTEDVRRLLTTKCEEFAKLGIYRGDEQVQLNDHILQDEGELYSFVRFKQSPQNGETQIMALEKRGVKYMEVRILDINPFDSAGISMEQLYFMQIFMLYCLFESSEFLSEEILEKADRNHQAVALYGRKKNLILKDYENHRITLQDWAEVIFEKLKIIAIYMDKAGCNQKYETVIHHEYEKIKDISKLPSSKICEGIKEYEGDYLKFGMARAIQNKITM; this is translated from the coding sequence ATGAACTGGCATTTCACAGAGTTATTGAATTTATTTAGAGATGACAATAACGCCAGACTTCTGCTTGATGGGACTTGGGGAATTGAAAGAGAATCTCCAAGAGTTCTCTTAACAGGAGACCTTGCTTTAACCGCACATCCCAAGGTCTTAGGAGATAAACTGGAAAATCCTAATATCACTACAGATTTTTCTGAAAGTCAAATAGAGCTGATTACAAATCCTTATCCGGATGTCGAGGAAACTTACCAAGCTTTAAAAGCATTGCACCTTGAGGTGGAAAAAGCCCTTGAGAATGAATATTTATGGCCTATGAGTATGCCACCAAGACTGCCGGAGGAAGAAGATATTCCCATCGCAAAGTTTAATGCTTCTACAGAAGGAAGAAAAAGAACCATTTATAGAAAAGGTTTAGCTTTACGATACGGAAAAAAGATGCAAATGATTTGTGGCCTCCATTACAATTTTGCTTTTGGAGAAGCAATTATGGATTATTTATTTCACCACTATGGTCAAAATAGAACTAAGAGGGAATTTACAGATGAAATCTATTTTGCTGTAGCAAGAAATTTCCTTAAATACCGATGGTTATTGATTTATCTTTTTGGAGCCTCTCCTGTTTTTCACTCCAGCTACAAACCGATACCAGATATAGATCTGGAAGCTGCAACTTCTTTAAGAGTTAGTCCATTTGGCTATGGCAATACATTTCAGAAGGGCAATTTGGTAACTTATAATACATTGGCACAGTATACTGAAGATGTAAGAAGGCTGTTGACTACAAAATGCGAAGAGTTTGCGAAGCTGGGGATTTACAGAGGAGATGAGCAAGTCCAACTCAATGATCATATTTTACAGGATGAAGGGGAATTGTATTCCTTTGTGAGATTTAAACAAAGCCCTCAAAACGGAGAAACTCAAATTATGGCTCTTGAAAAAAGAGGAGTAAAATATATGGAAGTTCGGATTTTAGATATTAATCCTTTTGACAGTGCAGGGATTTCCATGGAACAATTATACTTTATGCAAATATTTATGTTGTATTGCCTTTTTGAAAGCAGTGAATTTCTTTCAGAGGAAATATTAGAAAAAGCGGATAGAAATCATCAGGCAGTGGCTCTTTATGGAAGGAAAAAAAATTTAATCCTGAAGGATTACGAGAATCACAGAATTACTCTGCAAGACTGGGCAGAAGTAATTTTTGAAAAACTTAAAATCATTGCCATTTATATGGATAAAGCGGGTTGTAATCAAAAATATGAAACGGTTATTCATCATGAATATGAAAAAATAAAGGATATTTCCAAACTTCCTTCTTCAAAAATCTGTGAAGGTATTAAGGAATATGAAGGAGATTACCTCAAATTTGGTATGGCAAGAGCAATTCAGAATAAAATAACGATGTAA
- the gshAB gene encoding bifunctional glutamate--cysteine ligase GshA/glutathione synthetase GshB: MSDISNEKLELSTVILIKEAQNRNIQVDILDAGENFIRLKKGDKVEYIKQATKTSLDSYIAPLIMENKLVTKIILGENGFNVPKGTVVKSKEEAEIHWKDFCDKGVVIKPKNTNFGIGITILLEHYSKEQYIKGVELALEHDDTVLIEEYISGKEYRFLVLGDEVAGILHRIPANVKGDGIHTIEELVEEKNKNPLRGEGHLTPFEKINLGKVEMDFLSSQGRTIKDIPKEGETVFLRENSNISTGGESIDFTDEIIQEYKDIAVGASKAVGAKICGVDMIIKDIYEKPSQDNHSIIELNFNPAIYIHDLPYEGKNRYVEKKLLDLLGFK; the protein is encoded by the coding sequence ATGTCTGATATAAGCAATGAAAAACTGGAACTTTCTACGGTAATTCTTATAAAAGAAGCCCAAAACAGGAACATCCAGGTAGATATCCTGGATGCCGGAGAGAATTTTATTCGGTTAAAGAAAGGGGACAAGGTCGAATATATTAAACAAGCTACGAAGACATCATTAGACAGCTATATTGCTCCCCTGATTATGGAAAACAAACTGGTTACTAAAATAATATTAGGGGAAAATGGATTTAATGTGCCAAAGGGTACCGTAGTAAAGAGCAAAGAGGAAGCAGAAATTCATTGGAAAGATTTTTGTGATAAAGGTGTTGTGATTAAACCTAAGAATACCAACTTCGGCATAGGGATTACCATTCTTTTAGAACATTATTCTAAGGAGCAATATATTAAAGGAGTAGAATTGGCTTTAGAGCATGACGATACAGTATTAATTGAAGAATATATATCAGGTAAAGAATACCGTTTCTTAGTGTTAGGAGACGAAGTAGCAGGAATACTGCACCGCATACCTGCCAATGTAAAAGGAGACGGTATCCATACCATAGAAGAATTAGTAGAAGAGAAAAATAAAAATCCCCTAAGAGGGGAAGGACATCTTACGCCTTTTGAGAAAATCAATCTTGGAAAAGTTGAAATGGATTTTTTAAGTTCTCAGGGGAGAACGATTAAGGATATCCCAAAAGAAGGAGAAACAGTTTTCTTGCGGGAAAACTCCAATATCAGTACTGGAGGAGAAAGCATTGACTTTACAGATGAAATCATACAGGAGTATAAAGATATTGCAGTTGGGGCATCCAAAGCAGTTGGAGCAAAAATTTGCGGAGTGGATATGATTATTAAGGATATCTATGAGAAACCCAGCCAAGACAATCACAGCATCATTGAATTAAACTTTAATCCTGCTATTTATATACATGATTTGCCTTATGAAGGGAAAAACAGATATGTTGAAAAGAAGCTACTGGATCTTTTAGGATTTAAATAA
- a CDS encoding Crp/Fnr family transcriptional regulator, whose translation MTQTESNIKKLMALQNTLKGSEKEYLEAYLKNAPMWLLDSFQIVHMEKDHVFIREKNEVDTVYILVEGIVKALDYRIFGIVYNYMWFYPVKTFGSMEILLDLQNYMTTLTTVTPCTMLVISKDKFERWMRNDINTLLLETKSMGSYLLEQARKERIFLFSQGVDRVILLFIHLYEKMAENNKCVLKFTRQDIADQSGLSIKTINRSIKKIEEEGYISREGNKIIILEAQYKKMQEYITNKVEE comes from the coding sequence ATGACTCAGACGGAAAGCAATATTAAGAAACTGATGGCATTACAAAATACTCTAAAAGGTTCCGAAAAAGAATATTTAGAGGCATATCTAAAAAACGCACCTATGTGGCTGCTAGATTCTTTTCAGATTGTTCACATGGAAAAGGATCATGTGTTTATCAGAGAAAAAAATGAAGTAGATACGGTTTATATCTTAGTTGAAGGTATTGTTAAAGCTTTGGATTATAGAATTTTTGGGATTGTATACAACTATATGTGGTTTTATCCTGTTAAAACCTTTGGCTCTATGGAAATACTACTAGACCTTCAGAATTATATGACCACCCTTACAACAGTGACCCCCTGTACAATGTTGGTGATTTCAAAGGATAAATTTGAAAGATGGATGAGAAATGATATTAATACCTTATTGCTTGAAACAAAGTCCATGGGAAGTTATCTTTTAGAACAAGCAAGAAAAGAACGGATTTTTCTATTTTCCCAGGGGGTCGATAGAGTTATCCTTTTATTTATTCATTTATATGAAAAGATGGCTGAAAACAATAAATGTGTTTTAAAATTCACTCGCCAGGATATTGCTGATCAGTCAGGCTTAAGTATTAAAACCATCAATCGATCGATTAAAAAGATTGAAGAAGAGGGATATATATCCAGAGAAGGCAATAAAATTATTATTTTGGAAGCCCAATATAAAAAAATGCAAGAGTATATCACCAACAAAGTTGAAGAATAA
- a CDS encoding EAL domain-containing protein produces MFRTEKVYHLLECSQQSLGNNLEEFYAHVHPDDLEMVKNAYNKMLEGIEYDIQYRIITDKGTEKYIHEKTSALYDIDNKPIKVFGIMQDITEQKQIEKHLKEISEHMNQAQMLSGIGSWKYDILEEKFWGSPEMFNIYGSKLENNDGDYTNLLKLIHPDDQPKVQEAINTYLAGKPYEMECRILLNDGSLKYIIAKGLPTVDQDGQVISILGTIQDITEQKRLQQEIEKIQKRFQILVQESNDVFEIIAPDGTIKYVSEASEKIIGYKPEDRIGKNIYDFYEGVQLDRVKSMVKAAIEYPDKVVHGNILFNNIYLDVHLKNLIHEPVIEGIVVNFRDITNRIKMEQKMAYISTHDTLTGLPNQTYLKKQLRNECQLSNSKRSNFALMMLDIDGLKNINYSLGYETGNKLIMAIVDRLKNFSYQEIFISRYSDSTFGIIVKGQETSEEYAHIARQLIELLKKPYKIGKYELDITVNIGICMYPTDARNVDSLSKNAKIALFRGRKEGKNRFKFYNSDLGIQNYKNYIMRTHLYHAIEKNEMKVYYQPIVNLKDNKILAAEALIRWEHPMWGMILLDEFMPLAEETGLIIDIGKWMLRQVCYNYSQWLQKGFPNIKVCIHFSSVQFMENNFEDNILDIIKEFNLNPDFLIMEITESIIMEKKGRFLRAIKKLQSAGIQLAIDDFGKSFSTLAHLHTMNIDIIKIDNFFIQNCMADPKCNIILSAIIDTAKKLKLRVVSEGIETWEQLYYLRELNCYAGQGSLYAGPVPLKEFEKMLATGKCKPVVVNNTPLISREERRKYFRIQFYQLLEASITIKEIQGKKVNVGDTKVLVKNIGPGGLCFLSNIKMPIKKHFIIQCSTQLIGEEIQVCGHLVWAEELEPNIYEYGVEFIIDENERGNLIKILNQVQIKMKKDLLFAEGNFTPYSAKKYFATEIVNL; encoded by the coding sequence ATTTTTAGAACAGAAAAAGTGTATCATCTTTTAGAGTGCAGCCAACAATCCTTAGGAAATAACCTGGAAGAATTTTATGCACATGTACATCCAGATGACTTGGAGATGGTAAAAAATGCATATAATAAAATGTTAGAAGGTATTGAATACGATATTCAATACCGAATCATTACTGACAAAGGAACTGAAAAGTACATTCATGAAAAAACCAGCGCCTTATATGATATAGATAACAAGCCCATTAAAGTATTTGGAATTATGCAAGATATTACAGAACAAAAACAAATAGAAAAACATCTGAAAGAAATAAGTGAACATATGAATCAGGCACAAATGCTCTCCGGAATTGGAAGCTGGAAATATGATATTTTAGAAGAAAAATTCTGGGGTTCTCCTGAAATGTTTAATATTTATGGCAGCAAACTAGAAAATAACGATGGCGATTATACAAATTTACTTAAATTAATACATCCTGACGACCAACCCAAAGTTCAAGAAGCGATTAATACATATCTGGCAGGAAAACCTTATGAAATGGAATGTCGTATTTTATTAAACGACGGCTCTCTAAAATACATTATTGCAAAAGGACTTCCAACAGTAGATCAAGATGGACAAGTTATAAGTATTCTAGGAACAATACAAGACATTACAGAACAAAAAAGATTACAGCAAGAAATCGAAAAAATTCAAAAAAGATTTCAAATTCTTGTACAAGAATCGAATGATGTTTTTGAAATAATTGCTCCTGATGGAACAATAAAATATGTAAGCGAAGCATCTGAAAAAATTATCGGATACAAACCGGAAGATAGAATAGGCAAAAATATATATGATTTCTATGAGGGCGTTCAATTAGATAGAGTAAAAAGTATGGTCAAAGCTGCAATAGAATATCCTGATAAAGTCGTTCATGGCAATATTCTTTTTAACAATATTTATCTGGACGTCCATCTGAAAAATTTAATACATGAACCTGTCATAGAAGGAATTGTAGTCAATTTTAGGGATATTACAAATAGAATAAAAATGGAACAAAAAATGGCTTATATCTCTACCCATGACACTTTAACAGGTCTTCCGAATCAAACTTATTTAAAAAAACAATTAAGAAATGAATGTCAATTAAGTAATTCGAAAAGAAGTAACTTTGCTCTTATGATGCTAGATATTGATGGGCTAAAAAATATCAATTATTCTTTAGGATACGAAACAGGAAACAAACTGATTATGGCAATTGTTGATAGATTGAAGAATTTTTCATATCAAGAAATATTTATTAGCCGATATTCAGATAGTACTTTTGGGATTATTGTAAAAGGTCAGGAAACTTCTGAGGAATATGCACATATTGCCCGACAACTCATTGAATTATTAAAAAAGCCTTATAAGATAGGAAAATATGAATTAGATATCACCGTCAATATAGGAATCTGCATGTACCCAACGGATGCACGAAATGTGGATTCTCTTAGCAAAAATGCAAAGATCGCTTTATTCAGAGGAAGAAAAGAAGGTAAAAATAGATTTAAATTTTATAATTCTGATTTAGGCATCCAGAATTATAAAAATTATATCATGCGAACACATTTATATCATGCAATAGAAAAAAATGAAATGAAAGTTTATTATCAACCTATAGTTAATTTAAAAGACAATAAAATATTAGCAGCTGAAGCATTGATTCGCTGGGAACACCCTATGTGGGGAATGATATTGCTGGATGAATTTATGCCTTTAGCGGAAGAAACTGGATTAATCATTGATATTGGAAAATGGATGTTAAGACAAGTTTGTTATAATTATAGCCAATGGCTCCAAAAAGGATTCCCTAACATAAAAGTATGTATTCACTTTTCTAGTGTCCAGTTTATGGAAAATAATTTTGAAGATAATATTCTGGATATTATTAAAGAATTTAATTTAAATCCGGACTTTCTTATCATGGAAATTACCGAAAGTATTATCATGGAGAAAAAAGGAAGGTTCTTACGTGCTATTAAAAAGCTTCAATCCGCTGGAATACAGTTGGCAATTGACGATTTTGGAAAAAGTTTTTCCACTCTTGCTCATTTACACACTATGAATATTGATATTATAAAAATTGACAATTTCTTTATACAAAATTGTATGGCGGATCCAAAGTGTAATATCATTCTCAGCGCCATCATTGATACCGCTAAAAAACTTAAACTCAGAGTTGTTTCTGAAGGTATTGAAACATGGGAACAGTTATATTACTTGCGGGAATTAAATTGTTATGCAGGACAAGGTTCCTTATATGCCGGTCCTGTTCCATTAAAAGAATTCGAAAAAATGTTAGCTACAGGAAAATGCAAACCTGTTGTCGTTAATAATACGCCTCTAATATCTCGGGAAGAAAGACGAAAATACTTTAGAATTCAATTTTATCAGCTACTAGAAGCAAGTATAACCATTAAAGAGATACAAGGAAAAAAAGTAAATGTAGGAGATACCAAAGTATTGGTAAAAAATATTGGCCCAGGAGGACTATGCTTTCTTTCCAACATCAAAATGCCTATCAAGAAACATTTTATTATACAATGCTCGACTCAATTGATAGGAGAAGAAATCCAGGTATGTGGCCACCTTGTTTGGGCGGAAGAACTTGAGCCTAATATATATGAATATGGCGTTGAATTTATTATCGATGAAAATGAAAGAGGCAATTTGATCAAAATTTTAAATCAAGTACAAATCAAAATGAAAAAAGATTTATTGTTTGCTGAAGGAAACTTCACACCATATTCTGCAAAAAAATATTTTGCTACAGAAATTGTCAACTTATAA
- a CDS encoding NADH peroxidase, with protein sequence MKKFICTICGYVYEGDEAPEKCPQCNAPKDKFVEQKSTDLTWADEHRIGVAKDIDPEVLEGLRQNFIGECTEVGMYLAMSRQADREGYPEVAEAYKRIAWEEAEHAAKFAELLGEVVASDTKKNLQMRVDAEHGACQGKKDLATRAKQLNYDAIHDTVHEMCKDEARHGAAFKGLLDRYFGK encoded by the coding sequence ATGAAGAAATTTATTTGCACAATCTGTGGTTATGTTTATGAAGGAGACGAAGCACCAGAAAAATGTCCTCAATGTAACGCTCCAAAAGATAAGTTTGTAGAACAAAAAAGCACTGATTTAACATGGGCTGACGAACATCGTATCGGTGTAGCTAAAGACATTGATCCTGAAGTTTTAGAAGGATTAAGACAAAACTTCATCGGCGAATGTACTGAAGTTGGAATGTACTTAGCTATGTCTCGTCAGGCAGACAGAGAAGGCTATCCAGAAGTAGCTGAAGCTTATAAGAGAATTGCTTGGGAAGAAGCAGAACATGCTGCTAAATTCGCAGAACTCTTAGGCGAAGTTGTTGCAAGTGATACAAAGAAAAACCTTCAAATGAGAGTGGATGCAGAACATGGCGCTTGCCAAGGCAAGAAAGATCTTGCTACCAGAGCAAAACAATTAAATTATGATGCTATTCATGACACCGTTCATGAAATGTGCAAAGACGAAGCAAGACATGGCGCTGCTTTCAAAGGTTTATTAGATAGATACTTCGGTAAATAA
- a CDS encoding YczE/YyaS/YitT family protein gives MKLKSGMKMIYGLIGIFFVGVGVAFNASTMLGNDPIGIVYDGVRNFFNLSTRQLGMASNVVNIGLIILLLFIGKKYVNIGTFIYIVPYGFFVDIGTKLYSALAVSDTLTLRILAGLTGCFLLYTGVAIFIVMDIGLDPFTGLVMTIKDKLSWDYKRTKIVFDISMVLIGVLLGGKLGVITLVTAFTAGPMIQVISERLEILLFNR, from the coding sequence ATGAAACTAAAAAGCGGCATGAAAATGATTTACGGACTAATAGGTATTTTTTTCGTGGGAGTTGGAGTAGCTTTTAATGCTTCTACGATGCTTGGAAATGATCCTATTGGCATTGTATATGACGGCGTAAGAAATTTTTTTAATTTATCCACCAGGCAGTTAGGAATGGCTTCTAATGTCGTTAATATAGGACTAATCATTTTATTATTATTTATAGGGAAAAAATATGTGAACATTGGAACATTTATATATATTGTCCCCTATGGCTTTTTTGTAGACATAGGAACAAAACTTTATAGTGCATTGGCAGTCTCGGATACACTGACATTGCGCATCCTTGCAGGGCTAACAGGATGTTTTTTGCTATATACGGGAGTGGCGATTTTTATCGTTATGGATATCGGATTAGACCCGTTCACCGGACTGGTGATGACCATTAAAGACAAGCTCTCATGGGATTATAAAAGGACTAAGATAGTGTTTGACATATCTATGGTATTAATCGGCGTTTTATTAGGTGGTAAGCTGGGTGTGATTACTTTAGTGACTGCATTTACAGCCGGGCCTATGATACAAGTCATATCGGAAAGACTGGAAATTCTTTTGTTTAATAGGTAA
- a CDS encoding DNA polymerase IV, translating to MNTDHRTIMHIDVNSAFLSWEAVYRLQHGDALDLRTVPSVVGGDPVIRRGIVLAKSVPAKKYKIKTGESIFSALQKCPSLIIVPPRYDLYIQCSNNLIKLLEEYSPAVQRYSVDECFLDYTNMEYHFGPPLSAAHTIKERIKKELGFTVNIGISSNKLLAKMASDFQKPDKIHTLYLHEIEEKMWPLPVEDLFMVGRSTAPKLHKLGIYTIGDLAKANPKFLYQHLKSHGTLIWNFANGIENSPVTREKSAPIKSIGNSTTISFDVTDQRTAHLILLSLVETVAMRLRNEECCGKLISVYIKTNDFRHYSHQKKLEIPTDCTNHIFKYACELFDEAWKGEPIRQLGVRISDLCSNQFCQLSLFDSSDTQKQKAVDKSIDQLRMRYGSMAVIRASFLHSRLKPITGGILEEDYASMSSIL from the coding sequence TTGAATACCGATCATCGTACGATTATGCACATTGATGTGAATTCTGCCTTCTTAAGCTGGGAGGCTGTCTATAGATTACAGCATGGAGATGCTTTAGATCTTAGAACTGTCCCTTCTGTTGTGGGAGGCGATCCTGTCATAAGGCGCGGTATTGTCCTTGCTAAGTCTGTCCCTGCAAAAAAATATAAGATTAAAACAGGGGAGTCCATATTTTCAGCTCTGCAGAAATGCCCGAGCCTTATCATTGTTCCTCCCCGTTATGATTTATATATCCAATGCAGCAATAATCTGATCAAATTGCTCGAAGAATATTCTCCGGCTGTTCAGCGATACAGTGTGGATGAATGTTTTCTTGACTATACCAATATGGAATATCACTTTGGGCCTCCTCTGTCCGCTGCCCATACCATAAAAGAGCGGATTAAAAAGGAATTAGGCTTTACAGTCAATATTGGGATATCCAGCAATAAATTATTGGCTAAAATGGCATCGGACTTTCAAAAGCCGGATAAAATACATACTTTATATCTCCATGAAATAGAAGAAAAAATGTGGCCTCTGCCTGTAGAAGACCTGTTTATGGTAGGCAGATCTACTGCCCCAAAACTTCATAAATTAGGCATCTATACGATCGGTGATCTGGCAAAAGCAAATCCTAAATTTTTATATCAACACCTTAAAAGTCATGGAACCCTCATATGGAATTTTGCCAATGGAATTGAGAATTCTCCTGTAACCCGTGAGAAATCTGCCCCCATAAAAAGCATAGGAAATTCCACCACGATTTCTTTTGATGTGACTGATCAAAGGACTGCTCACTTAATTCTTCTGTCCTTGGTTGAAACGGTTGCAATGCGGCTCAGAAATGAAGAATGTTGTGGAAAACTCATTTCAGTATATATTAAAACCAATGACTTTAGGCACTATTCTCATCAAAAGAAATTAGAAATACCCACCGATTGTACCAATCATATTTTTAAGTATGCCTGCGAATTATTTGACGAAGCATGGAAAGGAGAGCCCATAAGACAACTGGGAGTAAGAATCTCTGATCTGTGCAGCAATCAGTTTTGTCAATTATCCTTATTTGATAGTTCTGATACTCAAAAACAAAAAGCAGTGGATAAGAGCATCGATCAGCTGAGAATGCGCTATGGTTCTATGGCTGTCATCAGGGCCAGTTTCCTCCACTCCCGCCTAAAACCCATTACGGGAGGCATTTTGGAAGAAGATTATGCAAGTATGTCCAGCATTCTATAG